Proteins encoded in a region of the Streptomyces violaceoruber genome:
- a CDS encoding SDR family oxidoreductase gives MTTHTNQQTAAERVAVVTGGSRGIGRAVSRKLAEDGLAVVVNYASDASAADETVTAITEAGGRAIAVQADVAEEKEVAALFDRAADEFGGVDVVVNSAGRMTLSPIADLDLAALDAMHRTNIRGTFVVAQQAARRLRAGGAFIGFSTSVVGTQFPTYGAYAASKGAVEAMTMILARELRGRDVTVNTVAPGPTATDLFLDGKTPEQVDKLAKTPPLERLGTPEDIAAVVAFLGSPAGHWVNGQILRANGGMI, from the coding sequence ATGACCACGCACACGAATCAACAGACCGCCGCCGAAAGGGTCGCCGTCGTCACCGGCGGGTCCCGCGGCATCGGCCGGGCGGTCTCCCGCAAACTCGCCGAGGACGGCCTGGCCGTCGTCGTGAACTACGCCAGCGACGCCTCGGCCGCCGACGAGACGGTGACGGCGATCACCGAGGCCGGCGGACGGGCGATCGCCGTACAGGCCGACGTGGCGGAGGAGAAGGAGGTCGCCGCGCTGTTCGACCGGGCGGCGGACGAGTTCGGCGGCGTCGACGTCGTCGTGAACTCGGCCGGGCGGATGACCCTCTCGCCCATCGCCGACCTGGACCTGGCGGCGCTGGACGCCATGCACCGCACCAACATCCGCGGCACCTTCGTCGTCGCCCAGCAGGCGGCGCGGCGGCTGCGTGCCGGGGGCGCCTTCATTGGGTTCTCGACGTCCGTCGTCGGCACCCAGTTCCCCACGTACGGCGCCTACGCGGCCAGTAAGGGCGCCGTGGAGGCCATGACCATGATCCTGGCGCGTGAGCTGCGCGGCCGGGACGTCACCGTGAACACGGTCGCGCCCGGACCGACGGCGACCGACCTGTTCCTCGACGGGAAGACGCCCGAGCAGGTGGACAAGCTCGCGAAGACGCCACCGCTGGAGCGGCTGGGCACCCCGGAGGACATCGCCGCCGTGGTCGCCTTCCTCGGCAGCCCCGCCGGGCACTGGGTCAACGGCCAGATTCTGCGCGCCAACGGAGGAATGATCTGA
- a CDS encoding helix-turn-helix transcriptional regulator, whose product MLSTSARLLRLVSLLAVRPAWTCGELAERMEVTERTVRRDVARLRELGYTVDSDPGPWGGYRLRPGTRTPPLILDDEEALAVAVGLREAALSGALGGDQAALSALLKLRQVLPKRLGDRLEDMDAAFVQTPRAGEPQVAAGTLLELAAACRRGERARMAYRDWGGRASVRDVDPYRLVHTGRRWYFVARDVARGEWRTFRADRVERVQPTGRAVEFTEPLPDPALLVSRASATGPYAVLATVRLPVPMEQALRSIPATVGLHRADGPDATVVEIGGSSAEGLARYLVSLATPLRVLAPDAVRRALLHRVHELLEDNVEEMDRPVPDAPPRKRS is encoded by the coding sequence GTGCTCAGTACTTCCGCCCGGCTGCTGCGGCTGGTCTCCCTGCTCGCCGTCCGCCCCGCCTGGACCTGCGGCGAGCTGGCCGAGCGGATGGAGGTCACGGAACGGACCGTGCGGCGGGACGTGGCGCGGCTGCGGGAGCTGGGGTACACCGTCGACTCCGACCCGGGACCGTGGGGCGGGTACCGGCTGCGGCCGGGGACGCGTACGCCGCCGTTGATCCTCGACGACGAGGAAGCCCTCGCCGTGGCCGTCGGGCTGCGGGAGGCCGCGCTGAGCGGGGCGCTCGGCGGGGACCAGGCGGCTCTGTCGGCGCTGCTGAAGCTGCGGCAGGTGCTGCCCAAGCGGCTGGGGGACCGGCTCGAGGACATGGACGCGGCGTTCGTGCAGACCCCGCGGGCCGGTGAGCCGCAGGTCGCGGCGGGGACGCTGCTGGAGCTGGCGGCCGCGTGCCGGCGGGGCGAGCGGGCCCGGATGGCGTACCGGGACTGGGGAGGGCGGGCCAGTGTGCGGGACGTGGACCCGTACCGGCTCGTGCACACCGGGCGGCGTTGGTACTTCGTGGCCCGGGATGTCGCGCGGGGCGAGTGGCGGACGTTCCGGGCCGACCGGGTCGAGCGGGTGCAGCCGACCGGCCGGGCCGTCGAGTTCACCGAACCGCTGCCCGATCCGGCGCTGCTCGTGTCCCGCGCGAGCGCGACCGGGCCGTACGCGGTGCTGGCCACCGTCCGCCTGCCGGTGCCCATGGAGCAGGCGCTGCGGTCCATTCCCGCCACGGTCGGGCTGCACCGGGCCGACGGGCCGGACGCCACGGTCGTCGAGATCGGCGGGTCGAGCGCGGAGGGGCTGGCCCGGTATCTGGTCAGCCTCGCCACGCCGTTGCGCGTGCTGGCGCCGGACGCCGTACGCCGGGCCCTGCTGCACCGCGTCCACGAACTCCTCGAAGACAACGTGGAGGAGATGGACCGACCGGTCCCGGACGCCCCGCCCCGGAAGCGATCATGA
- a CDS encoding helix-turn-helix transcriptional regulator → MDRMSAVKYAELGAFLRSRRERIRPADVGLPAGPRRRVPGLRREEVAHLAGASVDYYNELERGAGSQPSEQMLAALARALRLSADERDYLYRLADRPVPVPGGPASHVHPGMLDLLGRMTSTPAQVITDLHVTLVQNPLAVALLGDQSGYRGPRASFVHRWFTEPAARLLYPEADHAYQSRSFVADLRAAAARRDAKDTEAGAMVRTLLGVSPEFAALWADHDVAFRRHDRKRLVHPVIGLVEVNCLNLFSEDGRQRLLWFTPAVGTESAGLLELLSVVGTQEVSEVSAATRTAGSSPRRQG, encoded by the coding sequence ATGGACCGTATGAGCGCTGTGAAGTACGCCGAGCTGGGAGCGTTCCTGCGATCGCGGCGCGAGCGCATCCGCCCCGCCGACGTCGGACTCCCGGCCGGGCCGCGCCGCCGGGTGCCGGGGCTGCGCCGCGAGGAGGTCGCCCACCTCGCGGGGGCGTCCGTGGACTACTACAACGAGCTGGAGCGCGGCGCGGGGTCCCAGCCGTCCGAGCAGATGCTCGCCGCGCTGGCGCGGGCGCTACGGCTGTCCGCCGACGAGCGGGACTACCTCTACCGGCTCGCCGACCGGCCGGTGCCCGTGCCGGGCGGGCCCGCCTCGCACGTCCACCCCGGCATGCTGGACCTGCTGGGCCGGATGACCTCGACCCCGGCGCAGGTGATCACCGACCTGCACGTCACGCTCGTACAGAATCCGCTGGCCGTGGCGCTGCTCGGGGACCAGTCCGGTTACCGGGGGCCCCGCGCCAGCTTCGTGCACCGGTGGTTCACCGAGCCGGCGGCCCGGCTGCTGTATCCCGAGGCCGACCACGCGTACCAGTCCCGTTCCTTCGTCGCCGACCTGCGGGCCGCCGCCGCCCGGCGGGACGCGAAGGACACGGAGGCCGGCGCGATGGTGCGTACGCTGCTCGGCGTCTCCCCCGAGTTCGCCGCGCTGTGGGCCGATCACGACGTGGCGTTCCGGCGCCACGACCGCAAGCGGCTCGTGCACCCGGTGATCGGTTTGGTCGAGGTCAACTGCCTCAACCTCTTCAGCGAGGACGGCCGCCAGCGGCTCCTGTGGTTCACCCCGGCGGTGGGGACCGAGAGCGCGGGGCTGCTGGAGCTGCTGTCGGTCGTCGGCACGCAGGAGGTCAGCGAGGTCAGCGCCGCGACGCGTACGGCAGGAAGCTCGCCCAGGCGGCAGGGGTGA
- a CDS encoding 4-oxalocrotonate tautomerase family protein, whose protein sequence is MPFAHFKVPAGTLSAEDKKKIVERTTDLYAEIYGERARPTTVVLVDEVPDGGWGVAGNVLTAAMLNGDG, encoded by the coding sequence ATGCCTTTCGCCCACTTCAAGGTCCCCGCGGGCACTCTCTCGGCGGAGGACAAGAAGAAGATCGTCGAACGCACCACCGACCTCTACGCGGAGATCTACGGGGAGCGCGCCCGTCCGACCACCGTCGTCCTGGTCGACGAGGTCCCGGACGGAGGCTGGGGCGTCGCGGGCAACGTCCTCACCGCCGCGATGCTGAACGGGGACGGGTAG
- a CDS encoding NlpC/P60 family protein, with product MTHTSRRGVLAAFAASAATVPFGGAAAASPARATATAASAVDPAAASAAPAGLTAARSSVTLPPLNPAYFSGLTLDSALTATVLPGTPARTEVTSGGRRVALLTHGARSVLLPGPERTFTENKKPFVDDFARTLPDTSLPVGDRAYWGTSPGGGSWSTLGPVESDYAVVPGAGIITLTTDYASRHASLRDGEVTDVDVRSVARFDKVPEGDACSYALSFGYQDTHNNYRARLSFTTSGAVQLRVEKEVDDTVTQLAPAVALADGVPAGTDWTIRVRREGTRVRAKAWPSAGTEPSAWSFDATDDTFGKGRVGLRALANRGCTNLPVTLRVGRFQVDAANWAEPPAVTHSDWVRVLPEPFDGVWTPQLEQVVRGWSNSPAPDVLAHAAMFLAGASPVVAGSGPAEGRQVMGEAGYGYLDPQGYRYEGADFHEYMGTGWTFPDGAHTGPSSRQTGNLDCSGYTRMVYGYHMGVPLAAGEDTSGTRLPRKSRDMADHSPGVRIARTDGTLPPPAEQLQPGDLVLFNADSGDDNAVATTDHVGIYLGADTAGRRRFLSSRKTVNGPTMSDLGGASLLDGTGTYARTLHTVHRI from the coding sequence ATGACCCACACCTCACGGCGCGGCGTGCTCGCCGCCTTCGCGGCCTCGGCCGCCACGGTTCCGTTCGGCGGCGCGGCCGCCGCCTCCCCCGCACGCGCCACCGCGACGGCCGCTTCGGCCGTCGACCCGGCCGCTGCGTCCGCCGCTCCGGCCGGTCTGACCGCGGCCCGTTCCTCCGTGACACTGCCGCCGTTGAACCCCGCGTACTTCAGCGGCCTCACCCTGGACTCCGCGCTCACCGCCACCGTGCTGCCGGGCACTCCGGCCCGCACCGAGGTCACCTCCGGCGGCAGACGCGTCGCGCTGCTGACGCACGGTGCCCGCAGTGTGCTGCTGCCCGGGCCGGAGCGGACGTTCACCGAGAACAAGAAGCCCTTCGTCGACGACTTCGCGCGCACCCTGCCCGACACCTCGCTGCCCGTCGGCGACCGCGCGTACTGGGGCACCTCCCCGGGCGGGGGGAGCTGGTCCACCCTCGGGCCGGTGGAGAGCGACTACGCGGTGGTCCCGGGCGCCGGGATCATCACCCTCACCACCGACTACGCCAGTCGCCACGCCAGCCTCCGGGACGGCGAGGTCACCGACGTGGACGTGCGGTCCGTCGCGCGGTTCGACAAGGTGCCGGAGGGCGACGCCTGCTCGTACGCCCTCTCCTTCGGCTACCAGGACACCCACAACAACTACCGGGCCCGGCTGTCCTTCACCACCTCCGGCGCGGTCCAGCTCCGGGTGGAGAAGGAGGTCGACGACACGGTCACGCAACTGGCCCCGGCCGTGGCCCTCGCCGACGGCGTGCCCGCCGGCACCGACTGGACGATACGGGTCCGCCGGGAGGGCACCCGGGTCCGCGCCAAGGCGTGGCCCTCGGCGGGCACCGAGCCGTCCGCGTGGTCCTTCGACGCCACCGACGACACCTTCGGCAAGGGCCGCGTGGGCCTGCGCGCACTCGCCAACCGCGGCTGCACCAACCTGCCGGTCACCCTGCGTGTCGGCCGGTTCCAGGTGGACGCCGCGAACTGGGCGGAGCCGCCGGCCGTCACCCACTCGGACTGGGTGCGGGTCCTGCCCGAGCCCTTCGACGGGGTCTGGACACCGCAGCTGGAGCAGGTGGTCCGGGGCTGGTCCAACTCTCCGGCCCCGGACGTCCTGGCCCATGCCGCGATGTTCCTCGCCGGGGCGTCCCCCGTGGTCGCCGGTTCCGGCCCGGCCGAGGGGCGGCAGGTCATGGGCGAGGCGGGGTACGGCTATCTGGACCCGCAGGGTTACCGCTACGAGGGCGCCGACTTCCACGAGTACATGGGCACCGGCTGGACCTTCCCGGACGGCGCCCACACCGGTCCCTCCAGCAGACAGACCGGCAACCTCGACTGCTCCGGCTACACCCGCATGGTCTACGGCTACCACATGGGCGTGCCGCTGGCCGCGGGCGAGGACACCTCCGGCACCCGTCTGCCGCGCAAGTCCCGGGACATGGCCGACCACTCCCCCGGCGTGCGGATCGCGCGGACCGACGGCACGCTGCCGCCCCCGGCCGAGCAGCTCCAGCCCGGCGACCTCGTGCTGTTCAACGCCGACTCGGGCGACGACAACGCGGTGGCGACGACCGACCACGTCGGCATCTACCTGGGCGCGGACACCGCCGGCCGGCGCCGCTTCCTGTCCAGCCGCAAGACGGTCAACGGGCCGACCATGTCGGACCTGGGCGGCGCGTCACTGCTCGACGGCACCGGAACGTACGCGCGGACCCTGCACACGGTGCACCGGATCTGA
- a CDS encoding DUF397 domain-containing protein has protein sequence MIREAELVWFKSSYSGGTDGNSCVELAVTPATIHIRDSKDTNGPRLTLTPAAWASFLPYASRR, from the coding sequence ATGATCCGCGAGGCCGAACTGGTCTGGTTCAAGAGCAGCTACAGCGGCGGGACCGACGGTAACTCCTGCGTCGAGCTGGCCGTCACCCCCGCCACCATCCACATCCGGGACTCCAAGGACACCAACGGCCCCCGCCTCACCCTCACCCCTGCCGCCTGGGCGAGCTTCCTGCCGTACGCGTCGCGGCGCTGA
- a CDS encoding helix-turn-helix domain-containing protein, producing the protein MGTENTSAPPPAQSAPADNPTRTRRHGGGIIHENTRHTTRFVVIGNHLVQHKELSLLAIGLSCHLQSLPTGAGADIKSLAARFPEGPTRIAAALRELEAHGYLRRERHRTETGRIVTRTVSCNQPHADRRREPADTGCPPAKRTPPPQRRTVQKALPAVPQPSSTAPALFQTALDLLADLRRRDARLLLSATDTAHLVPGVAAWLERDVTPGAVRHALTAGLPDEPLHRPAALLAHRLVAQLPPPPPFRAPAGPPPPRYEVRNCDGCDRGFRAPETEDRCRDCRAASHP; encoded by the coding sequence ATGGGTACCGAAAACACTAGCGCGCCCCCGCCCGCCCAGTCAGCCCCCGCCGACAATCCGACCCGTACGCGTCGCCACGGCGGCGGCATCATCCACGAGAACACCCGCCACACCACCCGCTTCGTGGTGATCGGCAACCACCTGGTCCAGCACAAGGAGTTGTCGCTCCTCGCGATCGGCCTGAGCTGCCACCTCCAGTCGCTGCCCACCGGTGCGGGCGCCGACATCAAGTCGCTCGCCGCCCGCTTCCCCGAAGGGCCCACCCGTATCGCCGCCGCCCTGCGCGAACTGGAGGCCCACGGCTACCTGCGCCGCGAGCGCCACCGCACGGAGACCGGCCGGATCGTCACCCGCACGGTCTCCTGCAACCAACCGCACGCGGACCGGCGCCGCGAACCGGCCGACACGGGGTGCCCGCCCGCGAAGCGCACGCCTCCGCCGCAGCGCCGTACGGTCCAAAAGGCGCTCCCCGCCGTACCGCAGCCGAGCAGCACCGCCCCCGCGCTGTTCCAGACGGCCCTCGACCTCCTCGCAGACCTGCGACGACGCGACGCCCGGCTGCTGCTCTCCGCGACGGACACGGCGCACCTGGTCCCGGGGGTCGCCGCCTGGCTGGAGCGCGACGTCACCCCCGGCGCCGTACGGCACGCCCTGACCGCCGGGCTCCCGGACGAACCCCTGCACCGCCCGGCCGCCCTCCTCGCCCACCGCCTCGTCGCCCAACTGCCGCCCCCGCCGCCGTTCAGGGCGCCCGCCGGTCCGCCTCCACCGCGGTACGAGGTACGCAACTGCGACGGCTGCGACCGCGGCTTCCGCGCCCCCGAGACCGAAGACCGCTGCCGCGACTGCCGCGCGGCCTCCCACCCGTAA
- the gdhA gene encoding NADP-specific glutamate dehydrogenase has translation MTTRSETQSTLDHLLTEIELRNPAQPEFHQAAHEVLETLAPVVAARPEYAEPGLIERLVEPERQVMFRVPWQDDQGRVRVNRGFRVEFNSALGPYKGGLRFHPSVNLGVIKFLGFEQIFKNALTGLGIGGGKGGSDFDPHGRSDAEVMRFCQSFMTELYRHIGEHTDVPAGDIGVGGREIGYLFGQYRRITNRWESGVLTGKGQGWGGSLIRPEATGYGNVLFAAAMLRERGEDLEGQTAVVSGSGNVAIYTIEKLTALGANAVTCSDSSGYVVDEKGIDLDLLKQIKEVERGRVDAYAERRGASARFVPGGSVWDVPADLALPSATQNELDENAAATLVRNGVKAVSEGANMPTTPEAVHLLQKAGVAFGPGKAANAGGVAVSALEMAQNHARTSWTAARVEEELADIMTSIHTTCHETAERYDAPGDYVTGANIAGFERVADAMLAQGVI, from the coding sequence GTGACGACGCGAAGCGAGACGCAGTCCACCCTCGACCACCTCCTCACCGAGATCGAGCTGCGCAACCCGGCCCAGCCCGAGTTCCACCAGGCGGCCCACGAGGTCCTGGAGACCCTGGCGCCGGTCGTCGCGGCCCGCCCCGAGTACGCCGAGCCGGGCCTCATCGAGCGGCTGGTCGAGCCGGAGCGCCAGGTGATGTTCCGGGTGCCGTGGCAGGACGACCAGGGCCGCGTCCGCGTCAACCGGGGCTTCCGGGTCGAGTTCAACAGCGCGCTGGGCCCGTACAAGGGCGGTCTGCGCTTCCATCCGTCCGTCAACCTGGGCGTCATCAAGTTCCTGGGCTTCGAGCAGATCTTCAAGAACGCGCTGACCGGCCTCGGCATCGGCGGCGGCAAGGGCGGCAGCGACTTCGACCCGCACGGGCGCAGCGACGCGGAGGTCATGCGGTTCTGCCAGTCCTTCATGACGGAGCTGTACCGGCACATCGGCGAGCACACGGACGTCCCGGCGGGGGACATCGGCGTCGGGGGCCGCGAGATCGGCTACCTCTTCGGCCAGTACCGGCGGATCACCAACCGCTGGGAGTCCGGCGTCCTCACCGGCAAGGGCCAGGGCTGGGGCGGCTCGCTGATCCGCCCGGAGGCGACCGGCTACGGCAACGTGCTGTTCGCGGCGGCGATGCTGCGGGAGCGCGGCGAGGACCTGGAGGGCCAGACCGCGGTCGTCTCCGGCTCCGGCAACGTGGCGATCTACACCATCGAGAAGCTGACCGCCCTCGGCGCCAACGCCGTCACCTGCTCGGACTCCTCCGGCTACGTCGTCGACGAGAAGGGCATCGACCTCGACCTGCTCAAGCAGATCAAGGAGGTCGAGCGCGGCCGCGTCGACGCGTACGCCGAGCGCCGGGGCGCCTCGGCCCGCTTCGTGCCCGGCGGCAGCGTCTGGGACGTTCCGGCCGACCTTGCCCTCCCCTCCGCCACGCAGAACGAGCTGGACGAGAACGCCGCCGCCACGCTCGTCCGCAACGGCGTCAAGGCGGTCTCCGAGGGCGCGAACATGCCGACCACCCCCGAGGCCGTCCACCTGCTCCAGAAGGCGGGCGTCGCCTTCGGCCCCGGCAAGGCGGCCAACGCGGGCGGCGTCGCGGTCAGCGCCCTGGAGATGGCGCAGAACCACGCCCGTACCTCGTGGACGGCGGCGCGGGTCGAGGAGGAGCTGGCCGACATCATGACCAGCATCCACACCACCTGCCACGAGACCGCCGAGCGCTACGACGCCCCCGGCGACTACGTCACCGGCGCGAACATCGCCGGCTTCGAGCGGGTGGCCGACGCGATGCTGGCGCAGGGCGTCATCTGA
- a CDS encoding RpnC/YadD family protein, whose product MVSSSHEAMHRIFQHDPGLFSRVTHFLGIDLPRPIGATALPTDLTEASPVERRVDTLLRFETAERGPFLLAVEAQGKKDPDKPASWAYYVSYLWTKYRLPTALLVVCQDHATAKWAQRAVTSGPPELPTLTLRPVVAGPHNMPVITDPDEARADLVLASLAAITHAAEPVVNAILKALSTALSDAPEDIAAPIVEFTAHGLGNRPARHLWRNLVAVDLSFYKSYISEEIRDEGREQGREQGRAQQGAQDVLLVLEQRGLDIPDGVRTRITECGDTEVLRHWLARAVTASSAEAVFESE is encoded by the coding sequence ATGGTCAGCTCGTCCCACGAGGCGATGCACCGCATCTTCCAGCACGATCCGGGATTGTTCAGCCGCGTCACCCACTTCCTGGGAATCGACCTTCCCAGGCCCATCGGGGCGACGGCGTTGCCGACCGACCTCACCGAGGCCAGCCCCGTCGAACGCCGTGTGGACACACTGCTGCGCTTCGAGACCGCAGAGCGGGGACCGTTCCTCCTCGCGGTGGAGGCGCAGGGAAAGAAAGACCCGGACAAACCCGCGAGCTGGGCGTACTACGTCTCGTATCTGTGGACGAAGTACCGGCTGCCCACAGCCCTCCTGGTCGTCTGCCAGGACCACGCCACGGCGAAATGGGCGCAGCGGGCGGTGACCAGCGGACCGCCCGAATTGCCCACCCTCACTCTGCGGCCCGTGGTCGCCGGCCCCCACAACATGCCGGTGATCACCGATCCGGACGAGGCCCGCGCCGACCTCGTCCTGGCCAGCCTGGCAGCCATCACACACGCCGCGGAACCGGTCGTCAATGCGATACTGAAGGCCCTGTCCACCGCGTTGAGTGACGCGCCCGAAGACATTGCCGCCCCCATCGTCGAATTCACCGCACATGGGCTGGGCAATCGCCCGGCCAGGCACCTCTGGAGGAATCTGGTGGCCGTGGACCTCTCCTTCTACAAGTCGTACATCTCCGAAGAGATCCGCGACGAAGGCCGCGAGCAAGGCCGCGAACAGGGCCGCGCCCAGCAGGGCGCCCAGGACGTGCTGCTGGTCCTGGAACAGCGTGGCCTCGACATCCCGGACGGCGTCCGTACGCGCATCACGGAGTGCGGCGACACCGAGGTTCTCCGTCACTGGCTCGCACGGGCCGTCACCGCGTCCTCGGCCGAGGCCGTCTTCGAGAGCGAGTAG
- a CDS encoding ATP-binding protein → MNQESTTELTASVRNFSVQLSPTPRGARLARLLATEQLRSWGLPPDPARLLVAELANNAADHGRVPGRDFRLTLYVVGDTLRIEVTDTRGQELPAPQKPASDAESGRGLLLVEALAHRWGVTEGRFPRKTVWAELRCTPSEPTF, encoded by the coding sequence GTGAATCAGGAATCCACCACCGAACTCACCGCGTCCGTCCGCAATTTCAGCGTGCAGCTCTCTCCCACCCCACGCGGCGCCCGCCTCGCCCGCCTGCTCGCGACCGAGCAGCTGCGTTCCTGGGGGCTGCCCCCGGACCCGGCACGCCTCCTCGTCGCCGAGCTGGCCAACAACGCGGCGGACCACGGACGGGTCCCCGGCCGGGATTTCCGGCTCACCCTGTACGTCGTCGGCGACACCCTCCGCATCGAGGTCACCGACACGCGGGGCCAGGAACTCCCCGCCCCGCAAAAGCCGGCCTCCGACGCCGAATCCGGCCGGGGTCTGCTGCTGGTCGAGGCGTTGGCGCACCGCTGGGGAGTGACGGAGGGACGCTTCCCGCGCAAAACCGTGTGGGCCGAACTGCGCTGTACGCCATCGGAACCCACGTTCTGA
- a CDS encoding helix-turn-helix domain-containing protein, translating to MAVETDESGWEVDPDDEWGVAVITTVGRQLKLRRDAAGMRAGDFGVAVGYGEDLVYKVEGGKRIPRQEYLDRADEVLGAGGLISAAWEDVKKVRYPKKVRELGKLEGKAVEIGLYECNIIAGLLQTPEHARALIEAAQPPYSPDDVDRMVAARLARRSVYERDPAPSMHFVLEEAPLRRQVGGTMVWRQQLERLLEVGRLHNVTLQVMPTNADAHPGLDGRIELLKFPDGTAVGRSDGAFNGRPITDPKHLRIVELRYGTIRAQALSPRESLAFIETLLGET from the coding sequence ATGGCGGTCGAGACGGACGAGTCGGGGTGGGAGGTCGACCCGGACGACGAGTGGGGCGTCGCGGTCATCACCACGGTGGGACGGCAGTTGAAGCTCCGCCGGGATGCGGCGGGGATGCGGGCCGGTGACTTCGGAGTGGCGGTCGGGTACGGGGAGGACCTGGTCTACAAGGTCGAGGGCGGCAAGCGGATTCCCCGGCAGGAGTATCTGGACAGGGCCGACGAGGTACTGGGCGCCGGTGGGCTCATCTCGGCGGCGTGGGAGGACGTGAAGAAGGTCCGGTACCCGAAGAAGGTGCGGGAGCTGGGGAAGTTGGAGGGCAAGGCGGTCGAGATCGGCCTGTATGAGTGCAACATCATCGCTGGCCTGTTGCAGACCCCGGAGCACGCGCGAGCCCTGATCGAGGCAGCGCAGCCGCCGTACTCACCCGACGACGTCGACCGTATGGTCGCCGCCCGGCTGGCTCGGCGGTCGGTCTACGAGCGCGATCCGGCTCCATCGATGCACTTCGTGCTGGAAGAGGCACCGCTGCGTAGGCAGGTTGGAGGCACAATGGTGTGGCGACAGCAGCTCGAACGTCTGCTGGAGGTCGGGCGGTTGCACAACGTCACGCTTCAAGTGATGCCGACAAACGCTGACGCCCATCCGGGGCTGGACGGCAGGATCGAGCTGCTGAAGTTCCCGGACGGTACAGCGGTGGGGCGCTCCGACGGGGCGTTCAACGGACGGCCGATCACCGACCCGAAACACCTGCGCATTGTCGAACTGCGGTATGGCACGATCCGAGCGCAGGCTCTCTCGCCCAGGGAGTCGTTGGCCTTCATCGAGACACTGCTGGGAGAAACATGA
- a CDS encoding VOC family protein has product MTTTQNASAPTFRYSAVTFDCSDPAALARFWGEALDLPVAFNTDDFYLLGGKDGAPGLGFCRLPDYRPPTWPGTDQEKQAHIDVGVDDLDAGEARLLALGATKPDFQPSPDRWRVLLDPAGHPFCVSTVA; this is encoded by the coding sequence ATGACGACAACGCAGAACGCCTCGGCTCCGACTTTCCGCTACTCGGCCGTCACCTTCGACTGCTCCGACCCCGCCGCGCTGGCCCGCTTCTGGGGCGAGGCCCTCGACCTCCCCGTCGCCTTCAACACCGACGACTTCTACCTCCTCGGCGGCAAGGACGGCGCGCCCGGCCTCGGCTTCTGCCGCCTGCCCGACTACCGCCCGCCGACCTGGCCGGGCACCGACCAGGAGAAGCAGGCCCACATCGACGTCGGCGTCGACGACCTGGACGCGGGGGAGGCCCGCCTGCTCGCCCTGGGCGCCACGAAGCCCGACTTCCAGCCGTCCCCTGACCGCTGGCGGGTACTGCTGGACCCGGCGGGGCATCCGTTCTGCGTGTCTACGGTGGCGTGA